A single region of the Rhodospirillales bacterium genome encodes:
- a CDS encoding inverse autotransporter beta domain-containing protein: MSSHLLCSVGLSAFLFSAALCSAAHAAPDTAASLREAMARIALLEKENERLRSILLSEDGKDVVPDPSAPRPGRKPPGNAFEDKRDIPEEKVKEEKEKKEAAEPLQMAVAEPPAEPLPASPAGPEDFIIRPHVDGYVKWGSSRTLSGAEAWVPLSWNGRTLSFMDARFVADDNEGREGNFGLGLRIVPEGAESIWGAYGFYDRRRSETGNIFSQATFGGEYLTENWDVRANGYLALSGKEKSTNTSYTTNFTFSGTGIVAQQVATTSQAVETPLSGLDLELGYKLPFLKDSWFEDTRVYGGAYHFGAAGVESMDGYRFRARARPFEWLELGLEHQSDTIRGTTNLAEVRFRIPFGRASESRKPRGIYKRLDERVIRDVDVVTQAGTQTSAVSRQAAVTNTTTGVAQKIYTVDNTAPGGGDGSTGNPFNTLAAAEAAAGAHDIVYVKAGDGTSANMDAGITLDDDGQKLIGSGAALVFDTASMGVTGLTVAPANGLVIASAGTAPVITNSAVNGDGITVTASDVEIAGLTVDSTTRYGIVANGADNLTVSDVTVERSGSHGFYAYATAAGATVDNLNLRNVTLSRSNSYGGYLLAQNGGEINNSVMDNVTITRSASTGLYAYAVGAGALISAPSFTNITASENRSVGLQLYTNTSGQITAPVLNGITADDNGSYGLYVYVLNAGSLVSDARFDNISTAQNNSQGTYLYAQNGGQIIDPVLNSFMALDNGNNGVYLNAGGAGAQIANPFLTDITARENSFDGVTLASSGGGVITAPVLDAITVEGNGQRGVATSASGAGSSMNDLMLANVTATDNGSQGVVLSISGGAQMTSPVLEDLTIADSASHGLYLYTQDAGSLLSDLSVQNSTSNGNAGSAIHLYTQNGSQITAPVLSGLTAEGNSGQGLYLRANAAGSLVSDLSLTDSTFSSNGYGVYFETVNGSQVTAPVLSGLTIQNNNSHGFYGYINNAGSLLSGLSLTDTDFVENRNYGAALNAANGGQIDTPVLGNLTMQGNRSGGVSVSAGGAGSLVNNLSLTNVEIEEGSNGVYFYTANGQIDTPVLSGLTMRDLNTHGLYVYTQGAGALVNDLSATNIDIDNSGQHGVYFYVRGGSQITTPVLDTVTSNNNGDHGLLVQTVDAGSLVSDLSVTGLTANDNGEMGAGLVVSSGGQMTDLTLDTLIARGNNFSGLYVISQNAGGSALTNAMLRNVTAEDNLEEGIYLNASSDADLTLRLEDSTATDNVLRGVYVNDDTTGTFTADLGGGALGGLGGNRFFDNQSYDLYGDLDNLQLDAESNWWGQAGGPLAGDVSMEGASTLNSSSPLAVDPGP, encoded by the coding sequence ATGTCGTCCCACCTTCTTTGTAGCGTTGGATTGTCTGCGTTTTTGTTTTCTGCGGCTTTATGTTCGGCTGCGCATGCAGCGCCCGACACGGCGGCGTCTTTGCGCGAAGCGATGGCGCGCATAGCGCTTTTGGAAAAAGAAAACGAAAGGCTGCGGTCCATCCTCCTTTCCGAGGATGGAAAGGATGTCGTGCCCGATCCTTCTGCGCCCAGACCGGGCAGAAAACCGCCCGGCAATGCCTTTGAAGATAAACGCGATATTCCTGAAGAAAAGGTAAAAGAGGAGAAAGAGAAAAAGGAAGCGGCGGAGCCTTTGCAGATGGCGGTTGCGGAGCCGCCGGCAGAGCCGCTGCCTGCCTCTCCCGCCGGGCCCGAAGATTTTATCATCCGCCCGCACGTGGACGGTTATGTGAAGTGGGGGTCCAGCCGCACGCTCTCCGGCGCGGAGGCGTGGGTGCCGCTTTCATGGAACGGGCGGACTTTGAGTTTTATGGACGCGCGTTTTGTCGCGGATGACAATGAAGGCCGGGAGGGCAATTTCGGCCTTGGCCTGCGGATTGTGCCGGAGGGTGCGGAGTCCATATGGGGCGCTTACGGCTTTTATGACCGCCGCCGGAGCGAGACGGGGAATATCTTTTCCCAGGCGACGTTCGGGGGGGAATATCTGACGGAAAACTGGGATGTGCGCGCGAACGGCTATCTTGCCCTGAGCGGCAAAGAAAAGAGCACGAATACAAGCTATACAACGAATTTCACTTTTTCCGGCACGGGCATTGTCGCGCAGCAGGTTGCGACGACGAGTCAGGCGGTCGAAACGCCCTTGTCCGGTCTGGATCTGGAACTGGGGTACAAGCTGCCGTTTCTTAAGGATAGCTGGTTCGAGGATACGCGCGTCTATGGCGGCGCCTATCATTTCGGGGCCGCCGGCGTGGAGTCCATGGACGGCTACCGCTTTCGGGCGCGCGCGCGGCCCTTTGAGTGGCTGGAGCTGGGGCTGGAGCATCAAAGCGATACGATTCGCGGCACGACCAATCTGGCGGAAGTGCGCTTCAGAATTCCGTTTGGCCGGGCTTCCGAAAGCCGGAAACCCAGAGGGATATACAAACGTCTGGATGAACGGGTGATTCGGGACGTGGATGTGGTGACGCAGGCGGGCACGCAAACCAGCGCGGTGTCCAGGCAGGCGGCGGTTACGAATACGACGACCGGCGTCGCCCAGAAAATATATACGGTGGATAACACGGCGCCCGGTGGCGGGGACGGCAGTACGGGTAATCCTTTCAACACGCTGGCGGCTGCGGAAGCGGCGGCCGGGGCGCATGACATTGTTTATGTGAAGGCAGGAGACGGCACGTCCGCCAACATGGACGCGGGGATTACGCTGGACGATGACGGGCAGAAACTGATCGGCTCCGGCGCGGCGCTTGTTTTTGATACGGCGAGCATGGGGGTTACGGGGCTGACGGTTGCACCGGCCAACGGGCTTGTGATTGCATCGGCGGGGACGGCGCCGGTCATTACCAACAGCGCTGTGAACGGGGACGGCATTACCGTGACGGCCTCGGATGTCGAAATCGCGGGCCTCACCGTGGACAGTACGACGCGCTACGGAATTGTTGCCAATGGCGCGGATAATTTAACAGTGAGCGATGTGACGGTCGAGCGCTCAGGTAGTCACGGGTTTTACGCCTATGCGACTGCGGCCGGGGCGACGGTCGATAACCTGAATCTCCGCAACGTAACCCTGAGCCGCAGCAATTCCTACGGCGGATATCTTCTGGCCCAGAACGGCGGGGAGATCAACAATTCCGTCATGGACAATGTCACTATAACCCGCAGCGCAAGTACCGGGCTCTATGCTTATGCCGTTGGGGCGGGGGCGCTGATCTCCGCGCCAAGTTTCACCAATATTACGGCCAGCGAAAACAGAAGCGTGGGGCTCCAGCTTTATACAAACACCAGCGGGCAGATCACCGCGCCGGTGCTGAACGGCATCACTGCCGATGACAATGGTTCCTACGGCCTGTATGTTTATGTCCTTAATGCGGGATCGCTCGTCAGCGATGCGCGCTTTGACAATATCTCGACCGCGCAAAATAACTCACAAGGCACCTATCTCTACGCCCAGAACGGCGGGCAGATCATAGACCCGGTCCTGAATAGTTTCATGGCCCTCGATAACGGGAATAACGGTGTCTATCTTAATGCGGGCGGGGCCGGCGCGCAGATCGCCAATCCGTTTTTGACGGATATTACAGCAAGAGAAAATTCATTCGACGGCGTCACACTCGCCTCTTCCGGCGGTGGCGTGATAACAGCCCCGGTCCTCGACGCCATCACCGTGGAAGGTAACGGCCAGCGGGGGGTGGCTACGAGTGCCAGCGGCGCGGGATCTTCCATGAATGATTTGATGCTCGCCAACGTGACGGCCACGGATAACGGCTCTCAGGGCGTTGTACTTTCCATTTCGGGCGGGGCGCAGATGACCTCCCCGGTGCTGGAGGATCTGACGATTGCCGATTCCGCTTCTCACGGCCTGTATCTTTATACGCAGGATGCCGGGTCGCTCCTCAGCGATCTGTCTGTCCAAAACAGCACGTCAAACGGCAATGCCGGTTCAGCCATTCATCTCTACACCCAGAACGGCTCACAGATTACCGCGCCGGTGCTGAGCGGCCTGACGGCCGAAGGCAATAGCGGACAGGGGCTTTACCTCCGGGCGAACGCCGCGGGATCGCTGGTCAGCGATTTGTCCCTGACCGACAGCACATTCAGTTCCAACGGTTACGGCGTTTATTTCGAGACGGTTAACGGATCGCAGGTTACCGCGCCGGTGCTAAGCGGCCTGACCATTCAGAATAACAATTCCCACGGGTTTTATGGTTATATCAACAATGCGGGGTCGCTGCTGAGCGGCCTGTCCCTCACCGATACGGATTTTGTGGAAAACAGGAATTACGGGGCGGCTCTCAATGCCGCCAATGGCGGACAGATCGATACGCCGGTGCTGGGCAATCTGACCATGCAGGGAAACAGGTCCGGTGGCGTTTCTGTTTCAGCCGGCGGCGCGGGCTCTCTTGTGAATAATCTGTCCCTCACCAATGTGGAGATTGAGGAGGGGAGTAACGGGGTGTATTTCTACACCGCCAATGGTCAGATCGACACGCCGGTGCTGAGCGGCCTGACCATGCGGGATCTGAACACTCATGGTCTTTACGTGTATACACAGGGTGCCGGTGCGCTGGTCAACGATTTGTCCGCAACCAATATAGATATCGACAATAGCGGGCAGCATGGCGTGTATTTCTACGTCCGCGGGGGCAGCCAGATCACGACGCCGGTGCTGGATACCGTGACTTCCAATAACAACGGCGATCATGGCCTGCTTGTCCAGACGGTAGATGCGGGCTCCCTTGTCAGCGATCTGTCGGTGACCGGTCTCACGGCCAATGATAACGGCGAGATGGGCGCCGGACTTGTCGTGAGTTCCGGGGGGCAGATGACGGACCTGACGCTCGATACGCTTATTGCGCGGGGCAATAATTTTTCGGGTCTGTATGTGATCTCCCAGAACGCCGGGGGCAGCGCGCTTACGAACGCCATGCTGCGCAACGTGACGGCCGAGGACAATCTGGAAGAAGGGATTTATCTCAACGCCAGCAGCGACGCGGATTTAACGCTTCGGCTGGAAGATTCGACGGCGACGGACAACGTTCTTCGGGGCGTGTATGTCAACGATGACACGACGGGGACCTTCACAGCCGATCTGGGCGGCGGCGCGCTGGGTGGCCTTGGCGGCAACCGCTTCTTCGATAATCAATCTTACGATCTGTACGGCGATCTGGACAATTTGCAGCTTGATGCGGAATCAAACTGGTGGGGGCAGGCCGGCGGGCCGCTGGCCGGGGATGTTTCCATGGAAGGCGCCTCGACGCTCAACTCCTCTTCGCCGCTGGCCGTCGATCCGGGACCTTAG
- the sulP gene encoding sulfate permease: MLPTAFTPKLFSLLREGYAFDTAKADILAGLTVAIVALPLAMALGIASGASPDKGLVTAVVAGFLISFLGGSRVQIGGPTGAFIVVVFSVIANHGYDGLLLATLLAGVILIIAGYARFGQVIRYIPYPVITGFTAGIAVIIASSQVKDFLGLDIQDVPAEFIPKWQAYFGHLSSTDLATLTIGAMGLAVILLLKRFAPKWPGYLIAVALASLSVYALHLPIDTIGSRFPDIPSGLPWPSLPAWDMGKFLEIVPSAFTIAFLAGIEALLSATVADGMTGYKHRPNQELVGQGVANIASTLFGGLPATGAIARTATNVKSGGKTPMAGIFHAVFILVFILFLTDIMAFVPLAALSAILFVVAWNMSEIQHFLHIFRLSKSDRLVMLLTFALTVLVDLTVAIGVGVTLASLLFMHQMSQSASFYTQGRKIRDTSGDVKEIENQRDELPEGVEVFRITGPIFFGMAGTMLETLQAMGEMPKILILRMKLVPYMDVAGLNAMKNLIKTCESKGSKVVISGLQEQPKDMLSRAGIQDNRDTILIVPSYDEAINLSVQLSSAEQPT, encoded by the coding sequence ATGTTGCCAACCGCCTTTACGCCAAAACTGTTTTCGCTTCTGCGCGAAGGTTACGCATTCGATACGGCCAAAGCCGACATTCTGGCCGGATTGACTGTGGCGATTGTGGCCTTGCCTTTGGCCATGGCACTGGGCATTGCAAGCGGCGCGTCCCCCGATAAAGGACTGGTCACAGCCGTTGTGGCAGGGTTTCTTATTTCCTTTTTGGGCGGATCGCGGGTTCAGATCGGCGGGCCGACGGGCGCTTTTATCGTTGTTGTGTTCAGCGTCATTGCCAATCACGGCTATGACGGGCTGCTTCTGGCAACATTGCTGGCGGGCGTTATTCTTATCATCGCGGGATATGCGCGGTTCGGGCAGGTGATACGTTATATCCCCTATCCTGTCATCACAGGCTTTACGGCAGGGATTGCCGTTATCATCGCGTCCTCACAGGTAAAGGATTTTCTGGGGCTGGATATCCAGGATGTTCCGGCGGAATTCATCCCGAAATGGCAAGCCTATTTCGGTCATTTAAGCAGCACCGACCTTGCGACTTTGACGATCGGAGCCATGGGACTGGCCGTTATTTTGCTTCTGAAACGCTTTGCGCCAAAATGGCCGGGTTACCTGATCGCCGTCGCGCTGGCTTCGTTATCGGTTTATGCCCTGCATCTTCCCATTGATACGATAGGCTCGCGCTTCCCCGATATACCGTCAGGTCTGCCGTGGCCGTCCCTGCCGGCGTGGGACATGGGTAAATTCCTTGAAATTGTTCCGTCCGCCTTCACCATCGCTTTTTTGGCGGGGATTGAAGCCCTGCTATCGGCCACGGTTGCTGACGGCATGACGGGATATAAGCACCGCCCCAATCAGGAACTGGTCGGGCAAGGCGTGGCCAATATCGCATCGACCCTGTTTGGCGGCTTGCCGGCAACAGGAGCGATCGCCCGCACGGCAACCAATGTAAAATCCGGCGGAAAAACGCCGATGGCCGGTATCTTCCATGCCGTTTTTATCCTGGTTTTCATCCTGTTCCTGACAGACATCATGGCCTTTGTTCCGCTGGCCGCGCTATCGGCAATCCTGTTTGTCGTGGCATGGAATATGAGCGAGATTCAGCATTTTCTCCATATTTTCCGCCTGTCAAAATCCGACCGGCTGGTCATGCTTTTGACCTTTGCCCTGACGGTTCTGGTCGATCTGACCGTGGCTATTGGCGTGGGCGTGACACTGGCCTCCCTACTGTTTATGCACCAAATGAGCCAGTCCGCATCTTTTTACACGCAAGGACGAAAAATCCGCGATACGTCCGGCGACGTAAAAGAAATTGAAAACCAGCGCGATGAATTGCCGGAAGGCGTGGAAGTGTTCAGGATTACCGGCCCGATCTTTTTCGGTATGGCCGGCACGATGCTGGAAACGCTGCAGGCCATGGGCGAAATGCCGAAAATCCTGATCCTGCGCATGAAGCTTGTTCCCTACATGGATGTCGCCGGGCTAAACGCGATGAAGAATTTGATAAAAACCTGTGAAAGCAAAGGCAGCAAGGTGGTTATAAGCGGCCTGCAGGAACAACCCAAAGACATGCTTTCCAGGGCAGGCATTCAGGACAACCGGGATACGATTTTGATCGTTCCCTCTTACGATGAAGCGATTAACCTGTCGGTACAGCTTTCCAGCGCTGAACAACCGACATAG
- the arsB gene encoding ACR3 family arsenite efflux transporter, which translates to MGIFERYLSVWVGLCIAAGVGLGLLVPSAFQAIASLEYASVNLVVAVFIWVMIYPMMVNVDFSSLKDAGKKPKGLCITLVVNWLIKPFTMAALGILFFEHIFAGLVDAQDAKEYIAGMILLGVAPCTAMVFVWSQLVKGDANYTLVQVSVNDIIMIFAFAPIAALLLGVTDIIVPWETLLLSVILYVLIPLAAGYITRKKLDDSDNHERIAKFTAKVKPFSIMGLLATVVLLFGFQAGTILEKPMVIALIAVPLLIQSYGIFAIAYGWGHFWRVPFSTAAPAALIGTSNFFELAVAVAISLFGLNSGAALATVVGVLVEVPVMLSLVAFANKTKTYFS; encoded by the coding sequence ATGGGAATTTTTGAGCGTTACCTATCCGTCTGGGTCGGGCTTTGTATTGCCGCCGGAGTTGGACTTGGGCTGCTTGTGCCAAGCGCATTTCAGGCTATCGCTTCCCTTGAATATGCCAGCGTCAATCTGGTGGTAGCTGTTTTTATCTGGGTGATGATTTACCCGATGATGGTCAATGTGGATTTTTCCAGCCTTAAAGACGCAGGAAAGAAACCCAAAGGTTTGTGCATTACGCTGGTCGTAAACTGGCTGATTAAGCCCTTTACAATGGCCGCGCTTGGCATCCTTTTCTTTGAACATATTTTTGCCGGACTGGTAGATGCGCAAGATGCAAAAGAATATATCGCGGGAATGATCTTGCTCGGCGTAGCACCCTGCACAGCCATGGTCTTTGTGTGGAGTCAGCTTGTTAAAGGGGATGCGAATTACACGCTGGTTCAGGTATCGGTAAACGATATTATCATGATCTTTGCGTTCGCGCCGATTGCCGCGCTGCTGCTTGGCGTGACCGATATTATTGTCCCGTGGGAAACGCTGCTGCTCTCCGTTATCCTCTATGTGCTTATTCCCCTGGCGGCGGGCTATATCACCCGCAAAAAGCTTGACGATTCAGACAACCATGAACGCATTGCCAAATTCACGGCCAAGGTAAAGCCGTTTTCCATTATGGGCTTGCTGGCCACGGTTGTTTTGCTGTTCGGTTTTCAGGCCGGAACGATTCTGGAAAAACCAATGGTCATTGCCCTGATTGCCGTTCCGTTACTCATTCAAAGTTACGGCATTTTTGCCATTGCCTATGGATGGGGGCATTTCTGGCGCGTCCCATTCAGCACAGCCGCACCTGCCGCCCTGATAGGCACTTCAAATTTCTTTGAACTGGCCGTGGCGGTAGCCATCAGCTTGTTCGGCCTTAATTCCGGCGCAGCACTGGCAACGGTTGTCGGGGTACTGGTTGAAGTGCCTGTGATGCTCTCGCTGGTTGCTTTTGCGAATAAAACCAAAACATATTTTTCTTAA
- a CDS encoding protein-L-isoaspartate O-methyltransferase produces the protein MNFTQCRENMVEGQIQTNGVTEPSILGAYRAIPRERFVMPGQESISYCDESLPIGAGRCLMEPMVHARLLQAAAPKSDDVVLDIGGATGYSAAVFSSLVSTVVSVEKDPDFLARAEALWQELGLCNVVGLQGELKAGDPRHAPYDLIFFNGAVASVSDDILAQVDIGGRLVAVVMPSGASVGKAVKMTRTGEDDFSSEFLFDVYTPYLPGMGARTEFVF, from the coding sequence ATGAATTTTACCCAGTGTCGTGAGAATATGGTCGAGGGTCAGATCCAGACGAACGGTGTCACGGAGCCTTCTATTTTGGGGGCGTACCGTGCGATCCCGCGGGAGCGTTTTGTCATGCCGGGGCAGGAATCCATTTCCTATTGCGATGAATCTTTGCCCATCGGCGCGGGGCGGTGTTTGATGGAGCCTATGGTTCACGCCCGTTTGCTTCAGGCGGCCGCGCCGAAATCCGATGACGTGGTGCTTGATATCGGCGGTGCGACGGGGTATTCGGCGGCCGTCTTTTCGTCCCTTGTGTCCACGGTTGTGTCCGTGGAAAAGGACCCGGATTTTCTTGCAAGGGCGGAGGCGCTTTGGCAGGAGCTTGGTTTATGCAATGTTGTGGGGCTTCAGGGCGAGTTGAAGGCGGGTGATCCGCGGCATGCGCCCTATGACCTGATTTTCTTTAACGGGGCTGTAGCGTCCGTGAGCGACGATATTCTGGCGCAGGTTGACATAGGGGGCCGCCTTGTGGCTGTCGTTATGCCCTCCGGCGCCTCCGTTGGAAAGGCTGTAAAAATGACACGCACGGGAGAAGACGATTTTTCCAGCGAGTTTTTGTTCGATGTGTACACGCCTTATTTGCCGGGGATGGGCGCGCGCACCGAGTTTGTATTCTAA
- a CDS encoding TolC family outer membrane protein encodes MIVKKHIIASVLLWGVLAGPLPAFAGAPDEESYLTEGIKAIPEEDIREVVRALSESSDRLYDVLRQAYETNPTLQAANAELRAVEESLPQAAAGYKPTITANADVLYTDTQNEGNSSSSQDGDNLSKEGSVSLKQPLYRGGRTASALRGARNSILAQSAAVDSVRQKLMLDVATAYMDVLRDRALLNLSENNKALISRQLEATKDRFEVGELTRTDVSQAQAREAGAVSDIISAKAKMRSSVAVYEQIVGSVPDQTLLYPDIRFSLPETLEEALSEAAQKNPSVLSAEYKNAAAEDDVDTVFGELLPEVSLTGGLSKSYDPQPGTLDETRESTVGVSASIPLYQAGSVRSRVRQAKQTANQRFIQIMEARRRVRAETISSWENLAAAKAEIISRRAQVEASAMAQEGVRYESDFGERTILDALDADQEYLDAQVGLVSARRNEIVARFSLAAVLGRLTPEILEFSSKKENEEENR; translated from the coding sequence ATGATTGTTAAAAAACACATCATAGCGTCTGTTCTCTTGTGGGGGGTTCTTGCGGGCCCCCTGCCTGCTTTTGCCGGTGCGCCGGATGAAGAAAGCTATTTGACCGAAGGCATTAAAGCGATTCCCGAAGAGGATATTCGGGAAGTCGTGCGGGCTTTATCTGAATCCAGTGACCGGCTTTACGATGTTCTGCGTCAGGCTTACGAAACAAACCCGACCCTGCAGGCGGCCAATGCGGAGCTTCGCGCGGTGGAAGAATCCCTGCCGCAGGCCGCTGCCGGTTACAAACCCACGATCACGGCCAATGCCGATGTGCTTTATACGGATACGCAAAACGAAGGAAATTCTTCGTCTTCTCAGGACGGGGACAATCTCTCCAAAGAGGGAAGCGTTTCGCTGAAACAGCCTCTTTACCGGGGCGGAAGAACGGCTTCCGCGCTGCGGGGCGCCCGGAATTCGATTCTGGCGCAGAGTGCGGCCGTTGATTCGGTGCGCCAGAAACTGATGTTGGATGTGGCCACGGCTTACATGGATGTGCTGCGCGACCGGGCGTTGCTTAACTTGAGTGAAAACAATAAAGCCCTTATTTCCCGGCAGCTTGAGGCGACAAAAGACCGTTTTGAAGTGGGGGAACTGACCCGGACGGACGTGTCTCAGGCTCAGGCGCGTGAAGCAGGCGCCGTTTCCGATATTATTTCGGCCAAGGCAAAGATGCGTTCCAGTGTGGCGGTGTACGAGCAGATTGTCGGCAGTGTGCCGGACCAGACGCTTCTTTACCCCGACATACGTTTTTCCCTGCCCGAAACGCTTGAGGAAGCGCTTTCGGAAGCCGCGCAGAAAAACCCTTCCGTTTTGTCCGCGGAATATAAGAACGCAGCGGCGGAAGACGATGTGGACACCGTTTTCGGGGAATTGCTGCCGGAGGTTTCTTTAACGGGCGGGCTGTCAAAAAGCTACGATCCGCAGCCCGGAACGTTGGATGAAACGCGCGAAAGTACGGTGGGGGTTTCCGCCAGTATTCCCCTTTATCAGGCGGGCAGTGTGCGCTCGCGCGTGCGGCAGGCCAAACAGACTGCCAACCAGCGTTTTATCCAGATTATGGAGGCGCGCCGCCGGGTGCGCGCCGAAACCATTTCAAGCTGGGAAAATCTGGCGGCGGCCAAGGCGGAGATTATATCCCGCAGGGCGCAGGTCGAGGCTTCGGCGATGGCGCAGGAGGGGGTCCGGTATGAGTCCGATTTCGGCGAAAGGACGATTCTGGATGCGCTGGACGCCGATCAGGAATATCTGGATGCGCAGGTGGGGCTGGTGAGTGCGCGGCGGAACGAGATTGTTGCACGTTTTTCTCTGGCGGCGGTATTGGGGCGTCTAACGCCGGAAATCCTCGAATTTTCCTCTAAAAAAGAGAACGAAGAAGAGAATAGATGA
- a CDS encoding DUF2497 domain-containing protein — protein sequence MSENEEEPSIEEILSSIRQIISDDDEEEAAPAQEAPPPEEPAPEEPEEDLSADDDVLELTEDMQEEPEPEPEPEPEIEEEEEEEIEIDLLDSEPDDSALDDSIISDAAKAAALASMAKLAGNMPVSRRPGYNGVTVEDIVRELLNPMLREWMDGNLSEIVEKIVQKEIAKLGRRAADD from the coding sequence ATGTCAGAAAACGAAGAAGAACCATCGATCGAGGAAATCCTGTCTTCTATCCGTCAGATCATTTCTGACGACGATGAGGAAGAGGCTGCGCCTGCTCAGGAGGCGCCGCCGCCGGAGGAACCTGCGCCTGAAGAGCCGGAAGAGGATTTGTCTGCAGATGACGATGTTCTGGAATTGACGGAAGACATGCAGGAAGAGCCCGAACCGGAACCGGAACCGGAACCGGAAATCGAGGAAGAAGAGGAAGAAGAAATCGAGATTGATCTTCTGGACTCGGAACCGGATGATTCCGCTTTAGACGATTCTATCATCTCTGATGCCGCAAAAGCGGCTGCGCTGGCCAGCATGGCCAAGCTGGCCGGGAATATGCCTGTAAGCCGCCGCCCGGGATATAACGGCGTGACCGTTGAAGATATCGTGCGGGAACTTCTCAATCCGATGTTGCGGGAATGGATGGACGGCAATCTTTCTGAAATTGTCGAAAAAATTGTCCAGAAAGAGATCGCAAAACTGGGTCGCCGCGCCGCGGACGATTAG